Proteins encoded by one window of Enterococcus saccharolyticus subsp. saccharolyticus:
- a CDS encoding MarR family winged helix-turn-helix transcriptional regulator, with protein MNDTALFRLIGSISRQATTDMNQFAADYQLDNNLFLYVIRIVENEGISQSELAQLVKIDKTTLSRALKKLENDDYVIKKTNPTNKKFNQLFPTPKAYEIYQTLLTLESQYIQQALQKLTIDEKQHLNQLLQKINMFQ; from the coding sequence ATGAATGATACCGCACTATTTCGCTTGATTGGTTCCATTTCTCGCCAAGCGACAACTGATATGAACCAATTTGCTGCTGACTATCAATTAGATAATAATCTATTTTTGTATGTCATTCGAATTGTTGAAAACGAAGGCATTTCTCAGTCAGAATTAGCACAATTAGTAAAAATCGACAAAACCACGCTTAGTCGCGCGTTAAAAAAATTGGAAAATGACGATTACGTAATCAAAAAAACGAATCCAACCAATAAAAAATTCAATCAACTTTTCCCTACACCTAAAGCCTACGAGATTTATCAAACACTGCTCACACTCGAAAGTCAGTATATTCAACAAGCACTACAAAAACTAACTATCGATGAGAAACAACATCTCAATCAATTATTACAAAAAATAAACATGTTCCAATGA
- a CDS encoding GNAT family N-acetyltransferase, whose product MWKVKLLEELSSRELLGVLRLRIDTFVVEQTRIYHEVDDYDEVAYHIFYQTEHGVEAYARVFQLDDHVTFGRVVIKESLRGTGQGKALMNHILATCHNHFPNQPIIIESQEQVVPFYEKFGFETIGAAFIFEGTPHVEMKLE is encoded by the coding sequence ATGTGGAAAGTAAAATTATTAGAAGAATTATCTAGTCGAGAATTATTAGGGGTCCTACGCTTAAGAATCGATACATTCGTGGTAGAACAAACACGTATTTATCATGAGGTAGATGACTATGACGAAGTGGCATATCATATTTTTTATCAAACAGAACATGGTGTAGAAGCTTATGCACGTGTATTTCAGCTAGATGATCATGTCACGTTTGGCAGAGTTGTGATTAAAGAATCGTTACGTGGTACCGGACAAGGAAAGGCGTTAATGAATCATATTTTAGCGACATGTCACAATCATTTTCCAAACCAGCCAATTATCATAGAATCACAAGAACAGGTTGTGCCATTTTATGAAAAATTTGGTTTTGAAACAATCGGAGCAGCGTTTATTTTTGAAGGAACCCCTCATGTCGAAATGAAATTAGAATAA
- a CDS encoding PLP-dependent aminotransferase family protein, producing the protein MLYKEIEGILANKIGTRTWSSGDKISSIRQLSNEFNCSKNTIIKALSELEKQHLIYSVPKQGFFVATSSAAATPTDCMIDFLSAEPDNATVQMTNLHHCAEQVLSKSPDYFLSYGNQSGLERLKEQLIPYLQDNQVFTSPERLVITTGSQQAIDILMNMPFPNKREKILVEQPTYFGALNSAKISGKDILGITIADEQIDLNRLEYIFKNNEIKLFYIIPRFHNPLGHSYTNELKQAIVALADKYDVYIVEDDYLGDLEQNAKADPMFSYNPTGRVIYLKSFSKIFLPGLRLAVTVLPQSLMPTFLEYKFCRDFSTPLFSQEILATFIENGMFEKHLKSLKDIYALKMHQAKKSCQKYLPANVTYSIPNTGFYFSLQLPENVHSQELTATLKLKNILVDDISRMFLPHISNKNMIRLSISRTQLTDIDYGIAQIAQTIVSLQQKKSSIFKDSQLYI; encoded by the coding sequence ATGTTATACAAGGAAATTGAAGGCATTTTAGCAAATAAAATCGGAACAAGGACATGGTCATCTGGCGATAAAATTTCTTCCATCCGTCAACTATCCAATGAATTCAATTGTAGTAAAAACACGATTATCAAAGCATTATCCGAATTAGAAAAGCAACATCTCATTTACTCTGTACCTAAGCAAGGATTTTTTGTTGCGACATCTTCTGCAGCAGCAACACCAACTGATTGTATGATTGATTTTTTATCAGCAGAACCCGATAATGCCACCGTGCAAATGACCAATTTGCATCATTGCGCCGAACAAGTGCTTAGTAAATCACCAGATTATTTTCTATCGTACGGCAATCAATCTGGTTTAGAACGCTTAAAAGAACAATTAATCCCCTATCTTCAAGATAATCAAGTATTTACGAGTCCGGAACGTTTGGTCATCACAACGGGCTCACAACAAGCAATTGATATTTTAATGAATATGCCCTTTCCAAATAAAAGAGAGAAAATTTTAGTGGAACAACCCACGTATTTTGGTGCGTTAAATTCTGCTAAAATCTCTGGTAAAGATATCTTAGGAATCACCATTGCAGATGAGCAAATTGATTTGAATCGTTTAGAGTATATTTTTAAAAATAATGAGATTAAATTATTTTATATCATCCCTCGTTTTCACAATCCTTTAGGCCATTCCTATACGAATGAACTCAAGCAGGCCATTGTTGCTTTAGCGGATAAATATGATGTATATATCGTAGAAGATGATTATTTGGGCGATTTAGAACAAAACGCTAAAGCTGATCCGATGTTTTCTTATAATCCTACTGGAAGAGTGATTTATTTAAAAAGTTTTTCTAAAATTTTTTTACCGGGATTACGCTTAGCCGTCACTGTTTTACCACAATCACTCATGCCTACCTTTTTAGAATATAAATTTTGTCGAGACTTTTCGACGCCGCTGTTTTCACAAGAAATACTCGCAACCTTTATTGAAAATGGCATGTTTGAAAAACATTTAAAGTCCTTGAAAGATATTTATGCTTTAAAAATGCACCAAGCGAAAAAAAGCTGCCAAAAATATTTACCAGCAAATGTTACCTATTCGATTCCTAATACTGGTTTTTATTTTTCATTGCAACTACCTGAAAATGTTCATTCTCAAGAGTTAACAGCCACTTTAAAATTGAAAAATATTCTGGTGGATGATATTTCTCGCATGTTTTTGCCTCATATCTCGAATAAAAATATGATTCGCTTGAGTATTTCAAGAACACAATTAACAGACATTGATTATGGTATTGCCCAAATAGCCCAAACAATTGTCTCCTTGCAACAGAAAAAAAGTTCTATTTTTAAAGATTCACAACTATATATTTAA
- a CDS encoding Lrp/AsnC family transcriptional regulator — MEVKQLELTLLRIIENNPHIHLDMLTKITNEPKEVIQQALDALIANKILFQQNFVINWAAISNEKRILARIDLKTIPKATFGFDELAEEISHFEQVQSVYLISGVYDLSVMVQTSSMDDISHLVSRFASLASVQETATNFIMKRYKHEQTLFIDEENDSRMKVSL, encoded by the coding sequence ATGGAAGTCAAACAGTTGGAGTTAACACTATTACGCATCATCGAAAACAACCCACATATTCATTTAGACATGCTTACCAAAATTACTAATGAACCTAAAGAAGTTATTCAGCAAGCTTTAGACGCCTTAATCGCTAATAAAATTTTATTTCAACAGAATTTTGTCATCAATTGGGCAGCAATTTCCAATGAAAAACGAATCTTGGCTAGAATTGATTTAAAAACAATTCCTAAAGCGACGTTTGGTTTTGATGAATTAGCAGAAGAAATTAGCCATTTTGAACAAGTCCAGTCCGTTTATTTGATTTCAGGTGTGTATGATTTATCTGTCATGGTCCAAACGTCGTCTATGGATGACATTTCTCATCTTGTTTCTCGTTTTGCAAGTTTAGCATCTGTCCAAGAAACAGCGACAAATTTTATTATGAAACGTTACAAGCATGAGCAAACATTGTTTATCGATGAAGAAAATGATTCACGAATGAAGGTGAGTTTATGA
- a CDS encoding aminotransferase class I/II-fold pyridoxal phosphate-dependent enzyme, which translates to MNEKLSHTAMAIEPSGIRRFFSLANEMDDVISLGVGEPDFKTAQNVRDEAIAKLQEGRTAYTPNAGLEELRELIAARIYQKSAVRYHPANEIIVTSGSSQALDMTLRSIINPNDEILMIEPTYVAYKPLIELAGGVPVVVPANPLTLRIDIPAIEKQVTDKTKAILLCSPNNPTGITLNQEELEALANILEKYDLLAVLDEIYSDLIYDRDFTSLSQLQHMKQRCLVISGFSKGFSMTGWRLGYICAPQEISEVLLKIQQYTMMSAPTIAQYAAIEALKSSQDYVIYMKEKYKQRRDYLVKSLNELGLTCALPEGAFYAFPSIQETGMTSEIFCEELLIHNRLAVIPGNVFGQSGEGHIRCSFAYSLTDLEKALVRLEKFLKERVT; encoded by the coding sequence ATGAATGAAAAGTTATCACATACGGCTATGGCAATCGAGCCTTCAGGTATTCGTCGCTTTTTCTCACTTGCAAATGAAATGGACGATGTGATTTCATTAGGCGTTGGTGAGCCAGATTTTAAAACAGCTCAAAATGTACGTGATGAAGCAATTGCTAAATTACAAGAAGGACGAACAGCATACACCCCTAATGCTGGTTTAGAAGAATTACGAGAATTGATTGCTGCACGTATCTATCAGAAATCAGCCGTTCGTTATCACCCAGCTAATGAAATCATTGTGACAAGTGGTTCAAGCCAAGCGTTAGATATGACACTTCGCAGTATTATTAATCCAAACGATGAAATCTTAATGATTGAGCCCACCTATGTAGCGTATAAACCATTGATTGAATTAGCAGGAGGTGTGCCTGTTGTCGTTCCAGCTAATCCATTAACGTTAAGAATTGATATTCCCGCCATTGAGAAACAAGTGACAGACAAAACGAAAGCAATTTTACTTTGTTCTCCTAATAATCCAACAGGAATCACGCTAAACCAAGAAGAATTAGAGGCGTTGGCAAATATTCTGGAAAAATACGATTTATTGGCTGTGTTAGATGAAATTTATTCTGATTTGATTTATGATCGTGATTTTACATCGCTATCACAACTACAGCATATGAAACAACGATGTTTAGTCATTTCAGGATTTTCAAAAGGTTTCTCTATGACAGGATGGCGTTTAGGATATATTTGCGCACCACAGGAAATTAGTGAGGTCCTATTGAAAATTCAACAATATACCATGATGAGTGCACCTACCATCGCTCAATATGCGGCTATTGAAGCATTAAAATCATCGCAAGATTACGTTATCTATATGAAAGAGAAATACAAACAACGACGTGATTATTTAGTGAAATCACTCAACGAATTAGGTTTAACTTGTGCACTCCCAGAAGGCGCATTCTATGCCTTCCCATCGATTCAGGAAACGGGAATGACCTCAGAAATATTCTGCGAAGAGCTACTCATTCACAATCGCTTAGCTGTTATCCCAGGAAATGTCTTTGGCCAAAGTGGGGAAGGGCATATACGCTGTTCATTTGCCTATTCATTGACCGATTTAGAAAAAGCGCTGGTTCGTTTAGAAAAATTTTTAAAGGAGAGAGTCACATGA
- a CDS encoding type 1 glutamine amidotransferase: MRINVLQHTPNEGPGTIKRWAQQNHHDLYIYHPYQFGVLPTAEETDFLVVLGGPMSPNDSFAWIMKERQLIQTLMEQGKPIFGTCYGAQQIAKTLGYAVTKAPYKEVGWAPVYLQSTVIPGVPPQLMALHWHEEMFEIPREAERLFSSDLVKNQGFILNGNILGLQFHFEPEAEDIREIVINDAEYARHHNALQQSPEEILQMAIPPENRNVMFHLLDFITK; the protein is encoded by the coding sequence ATGAGAATCAATGTCTTACAACATACACCGAATGAAGGACCCGGAACAATCAAACGTTGGGCGCAACAAAATCATCATGACTTATATATCTACCATCCTTACCAATTTGGCGTACTACCTACTGCTGAAGAAACTGATTTTTTAGTTGTTTTAGGTGGTCCAATGAGCCCTAATGATTCTTTTGCATGGATTATGAAAGAGCGGCAATTAATTCAAACATTAATGGAACAAGGAAAACCCATTTTTGGCACCTGCTATGGGGCACAACAGATAGCTAAAACACTCGGTTATGCGGTTACAAAAGCACCGTACAAAGAAGTTGGTTGGGCACCAGTGTATCTTCAATCAACAGTTATTCCAGGGGTTCCACCCCAATTAATGGCATTACATTGGCACGAAGAAATGTTTGAAATTCCTCGCGAAGCCGAACGACTATTCAGTAGTGACCTTGTAAAAAATCAAGGATTTATTTTGAATGGAAATATCCTAGGTCTACAATTCCATTTTGAGCCTGAAGCTGAAGATATTCGAGAAATTGTTATTAATGATGCTGAATATGCACGTCATCATAATGCCTTGCAACAATCTCCTGAAGAAATTCTACAAATGGCGATTCCTCCTGAGAATAGAAACGTTATGTTTCATTTATTAGATTTCATTACGAAATAA
- a CDS encoding cation diffusion facilitator family transporter: protein MHKDRQQDLKKAETGAILSIVAYIFVTVLKLVVGNLANSKALIADGLNNFTDIIASLVVLIGLRIARKPADKDHTYGHWKAENVASLITSFIMLLIGLEVLYSSIQAMLNHDIQSPDSSAAIVGVISAVIMYGVYFYNKKLSEKVRSSALLAAAKDNRSDAWTSIGTSVAIFAASFNLGWLDNLTAVVVGGLILKTAIDIFRESAFSLSDGFEEELLAAYSAAVKKIAGVDELVSIRGRYYGANIFLDIVIKVNRHLTVEKSHAIADEIETILYEEFHVFDVDIHIEPFEQLS from the coding sequence ATGCACAAAGATCGACAGCAAGACCTCAAAAAAGCCGAAACGGGTGCTATTCTTAGCATCGTTGCTTATATTTTTGTCACTGTCCTAAAACTAGTTGTCGGTAATCTCGCCAATTCCAAAGCGCTCATCGCAGATGGTTTAAATAACTTTACGGATATCATCGCTTCACTTGTTGTTTTGATTGGATTACGAATTGCTCGCAAACCAGCAGATAAAGACCATACCTATGGCCATTGGAAAGCCGAAAATGTAGCTAGTTTGATTACATCATTTATTATGTTATTGATTGGTTTAGAAGTATTATATTCTTCGATTCAAGCCATGTTAAACCATGATATACAGAGTCCTGACAGTAGTGCCGCCATTGTCGGCGTAATTTCTGCAGTTATCATGTACGGCGTTTATTTTTATAATAAAAAGTTATCTGAAAAAGTCCGAAGTTCCGCTTTATTAGCTGCTGCGAAAGATAATCGTAGCGATGCTTGGACGAGTATCGGGACATCCGTAGCCATTTTTGCTGCGTCTTTTAATTTAGGGTGGTTGGATAATCTAACAGCTGTTGTTGTTGGCGGGCTAATCCTTAAAACGGCAATTGATATTTTTAGAGAAAGTGCCTTTTCTCTATCTGATGGTTTTGAAGAAGAATTACTTGCGGCGTATTCCGCAGCAGTCAAAAAAATCGCTGGTGTCGATGAGTTAGTTTCTATTCGTGGTCGCTATTATGGCGCCAATATATTTTTAGATATCGTGATTAAAGTAAATCGTCATTTAACGGTTGAAAAAAGTCATGCTATCGCCGATGAAATTGAAACAATCTTATACGAAGAGTTTCATGTATTTGATGTAGATATTCATATTGAACCATTCGAACAGCTTAGTTGA
- a CDS encoding N-formylglutamate amidohydrolase gives MDNLTIFHDKLNQYPVIFSLPHSGTTIPDRMKQLLQPNIFLPNTDWFLREFYDFLSELGFTVIQNNMNHYVADPNREDIAFEHSGTYQTNVVYQSNIFGTPIYAQPLTEIEIQERLTMAYYPYHRQLEKLIAKKFETFKHIYLIDLHSFATYIADFVIGNQQDQTSSKEERMWLTTQLEALGFTVSDNVPFKSGYITTHYGKHPDISTLQLDIRYNKYIDTREFGEEELRQFNPVLFTESQNKMKYLAQQLLKELS, from the coding sequence ATGGACAATCTAACTATATTTCATGACAAATTAAACCAATATCCTGTTATTTTTAGTTTACCTCATAGTGGGACGACAATTCCTGATAGGATGAAGCAATTATTACAACCCAATATATTTCTTCCTAATACAGATTGGTTTTTAAGAGAATTTTATGATTTTTTATCGGAATTAGGGTTTACCGTTATCCAAAATAACATGAATCACTATGTTGCTGATCCTAATCGAGAAGATATCGCATTTGAACACTCCGGAACTTATCAAACCAATGTTGTCTATCAATCAAACATATTTGGTACACCGATATATGCCCAACCACTAACTGAAATAGAGATACAAGAGCGTCTAACTATGGCATATTATCCTTATCACCGTCAGCTTGAAAAATTAATCGCTAAAAAATTCGAAACATTTAAACATATTTACCTGATTGATTTGCATAGCTTTGCGACATATATTGCTGATTTTGTGATAGGGAATCAACAGGATCAAACGTCTTCTAAAGAAGAACGAATGTGGTTAACAACACAACTTGAAGCATTGGGTTTTACTGTGTCGGATAACGTTCCATTCAAAAGTGGCTATATTACCACACATTATGGAAAACACCCCGATATTTCCACATTACAATTAGACATTCGCTACAATAAATATATTGATACTCGTGAGTTCGGTGAAGAAGAGCTCCGACAATTTAACCCAGTTCTTTTTACTGAAAGCCAAAACAAAATGAAATACCTTGCACAACAATTATTAAAGGAGTTGAGTTGA
- a CDS encoding ACT domain-containing protein, protein MLLTVLPEEFSVIQIGYFSDIDLSISPLFIGKTEEEISVVLPTKDLTAATLNREDHWKVFKIEGVLDFSLVGILAKLATILAECSISIFAVSTFNTDYILVKTADFEKAKQVLIQHDYQITEEVGK, encoded by the coding sequence TTGCTATTAACTGTCTTACCAGAAGAGTTTTCTGTTATTCAAATAGGATATTTCTCGGACATTGATTTATCAATTTCGCCACTTTTTATTGGGAAAACAGAAGAGGAAATTTCTGTTGTATTACCTACAAAAGACCTTACTGCAGCTACATTAAATCGTGAAGATCATTGGAAAGTGTTTAAAATCGAGGGCGTTTTAGATTTTAGTTTAGTAGGGATTCTGGCTAAATTAGCAACAATTTTAGCCGAGTGTTCAATTAGTATTTTCGCAGTTTCAACATTTAATACAGATTATATTTTGGTTAAAACAGCTGATTTTGAAAAAGCCAAACAAGTATTGATACAACATGACTACCAAATAACAGAGGAAGTAGGTAAATAA
- a CDS encoding GNAT family N-acetyltransferase yields MGSSQIVLRQSLNEQVYQDIYGLEMICRQYEKGTYKLELDYKLKNSHAHTDDNLNEFLYYVDHELIGYIGICDFDAEVLEVTGMVHPDFRNQGIFSKLYDLVQEEFNKRPAQEMLLFCHKDLQAGLHFIEQKARYHHAEYDMYLDISVFTPTMKYRLKLEEIDSKEHLFIGKVDNTAIGQVRLELGTEVGGIYGLEIFPDCRRQGYGRELLTQAIEKLVAHGMQKVFLQVDTMNEQALKLYQSCGFVEGDVMLYYSISKN; encoded by the coding sequence ATGGGAAGCTCACAAATTGTTTTAAGACAATCGCTGAATGAACAAGTTTATCAAGACATTTATGGTTTAGAAATGATTTGTCGTCAATATGAAAAGGGGACGTACAAATTGGAACTAGATTATAAATTAAAGAATAGCCACGCTCATACCGACGACAATTTAAACGAATTTCTATATTACGTAGACCACGAATTGATTGGTTATATTGGCATTTGTGACTTTGATGCAGAAGTTTTAGAAGTTACTGGTATGGTTCACCCAGATTTTCGAAATCAAGGAATTTTTTCCAAATTATATGATCTTGTGCAAGAGGAATTTAATAAACGGCCAGCCCAAGAAATGCTATTATTCTGTCACAAGGATTTGCAAGCTGGACTTCATTTTATCGAACAAAAGGCGAGGTATCATCATGCAGAATATGATATGTATTTAGATATTTCAGTATTTACGCCTACGATGAAATATCGTTTGAAACTGGAAGAAATTGATTCAAAAGAACATCTTTTCATTGGAAAAGTAGATAATACAGCGATTGGACAAGTTCGCTTAGAATTAGGTACTGAGGTTGGTGGGATTTATGGCTTAGAAATCTTTCCTGATTGCCGTAGACAAGGATATGGTCGAGAACTACTAACACAGGCAATTGAAAAATTAGTGGCACATGGTATGCAAAAAGTGTTTCTACAAGTAGATACCATGAATGAACAGGCACTAAAACTTTATCAATCTTGTGGCTTTGTAGAAGGCGATGTAATGCTGTATTATTCAATATCTAAAAATTGA
- a CDS encoding putative holin-like toxin produces MYVSTKICGRRSLLSVAEALGLMISFGSLIATIIFGILTAVKNDKKK; encoded by the coding sequence ATGTATGTAAGTACTAAAATCTGTGGAAGGAGAAGCCTTTTGTCTGTAGCTGAAGCATTAGGGCTAATGATTAGTTTCGGTTCTTTAATCGCAACAATAATCTTTGGCATCCTAACAGCAGTGAAAAATGACAAAAAAAAATAA
- a CDS encoding histidine phosphatase family protein, with the protein MKKIITIQHTESVHHNNGMIGSLTDWELSERGHQQAQRLANRLAQTINSEKWKIYTSDLKRAYQTAEYLAKELDLSLQLQPELRERDLGEAVGKSVEWFKERLTPEKTVYDRLISTAESRSDKWKRLTPLVKAINESHENNIVLVSHGDCLSIFYAIWLGLSVEDLTKINLYGEPGGVSFLYDDGQKKSIRRLSDMSFVMD; encoded by the coding sequence ATGAAAAAAATTATTACTATTCAACATACAGAATCTGTTCATCATAATAATGGAATGATCGGTTCTTTAACCGACTGGGAATTGTCAGAAAGAGGGCATCAGCAAGCACAACGTCTTGCGAATCGATTAGCCCAAACAATCAATTCTGAAAAATGGAAAATCTATACTTCTGATCTTAAACGAGCATACCAAACAGCAGAATATTTAGCAAAAGAGTTAGATCTATCTCTACAATTACAACCTGAATTACGCGAAAGAGATTTAGGAGAAGCCGTGGGTAAATCCGTTGAATGGTTTAAAGAACGACTAACTCCTGAAAAGACGGTTTATGATCGTTTAATTTCCACAGCAGAATCTCGTAGCGATAAATGGAAACGATTAACACCTCTAGTGAAAGCAATTAATGAATCTCATGAAAATAATATTGTTTTAGTTTCTCATGGGGATTGTTTAAGTATTTTTTATGCCATATGGTTAGGATTATCCGTTGAAGATTTAACTAAAATAAATTTATATGGGGAACCTGGTGGCGTGTCGTTTTTATATGATGACGGACAAAAGAAAAGTATTCGTAGATTAAGTGATATGTCTTTTGTTATGGATTAG
- a CDS encoding AraC family transcriptional regulator — protein MNKQHEKNKYNDPHFPFEIYRTDITGTFPEGHGFNDLHWHEELQFTLIKSGEVCIQINGEEIVLQENDGIFINSGVIHQMIAIGTGSSYHSITFPQSFLGFFSNSRLEINYVNPYTEQLVLPYIILTSNVTWQKNALTNLWEIEKIYLDTSEQKVAWQYQIATLIVQTWLTIIQSLEFITKKGISQKSYLHFERIQTMLRFIHENYAESISLADIAQSASISSSECTRTFKKFTHTTPYKYLINYRIKRSLDLLLMATSPISEIALNVGFNQTSHFIKEFKKQFGYPPKQYKDFY, from the coding sequence ATGAATAAACAACACGAAAAGAATAAATATAACGATCCACACTTTCCCTTTGAAATCTATCGTACAGATATTACAGGAACTTTCCCTGAAGGACACGGATTTAACGATTTGCATTGGCATGAGGAACTACAATTTACTCTCATTAAATCAGGAGAAGTATGTATTCAAATTAATGGAGAAGAAATCGTCTTACAAGAAAATGATGGCATTTTTATCAATAGTGGTGTAATCCATCAAATGATTGCAATCGGTACAGGATCAAGTTACCATAGTATAACTTTTCCTCAATCATTTTTAGGTTTTTTCTCCAATAGTAGATTAGAAATAAATTATGTAAACCCATATACTGAGCAATTAGTCCTCCCTTATATAATTCTTACTTCTAATGTCACTTGGCAAAAAAATGCACTTACAAATTTGTGGGAGATTGAAAAAATTTATTTGGATACATCCGAACAAAAAGTTGCTTGGCAATATCAAATTGCTACATTGATCGTTCAGACTTGGCTAACTATTATTCAATCGCTTGAATTTATTACTAAAAAAGGAATTTCTCAAAAATCTTATTTACATTTCGAAAGAATTCAAACGATGCTGCGTTTTATTCACGAAAATTATGCTGAAAGTATTTCGTTAGCTGATATTGCCCAAAGTGCGAGTATCAGTAGTTCAGAATGCACACGTACATTCAAAAAATTTACCCATACAACTCCTTACAAATACTTAATAAACTATAGAATCAAACGTAGCTTAGATTTGTTGTTAATGGCTACCTCTCCTATTTCTGAAATAGCACTAAATGTAGGATTTAACCAAACAAGCCATTTTATCAAAGAATTTAAAAAGCAATTTGGTTATCCCCCAAAACAATACAAAGATTTTTATTAA
- a CDS encoding tyrosine-type recombinase/integrase, translating into MPYNVEPLRTKIEIDDFLFCLRRTANPERDSFLFLLGINTGLRMSDIVKLQVKTIRYSVRPVIIEQKTGKRKILYLDNMQELIGRYIEGRNDEDYLFPSKKGGHLTVNAVYKIFQDVANTLDRDDIGTHTLRKTFGYHYYKKTRDIATLMELFNHSSERVTKMYIGINADEIGNSLEGFHLGF; encoded by the coding sequence ATGCCATATAATGTAGAACCATTGCGGACAAAAATAGAAATTGATGATTTTTTATTTTGTTTAAGAAGAACTGCTAACCCAGAGCGAGATTCATTTCTTTTCCTACTAGGAATTAACACAGGGCTACGAATGTCAGACATTGTTAAGCTGCAAGTAAAAACAATTCGTTATTCAGTACGTCCAGTTATCATTGAACAAAAAACCGGAAAAAGAAAAATTCTTTATCTAGATAATATGCAAGAATTAATCGGAAGATACATCGAGGGTCGTAATGACGAAGATTATTTATTCCCATCTAAAAAAGGTGGACATTTAACTGTTAATGCTGTTTACAAGATATTTCAAGACGTTGCAAACACTTTAGATCGTGATGATATCGGTACACATACACTTAGAAAAACTTTTGGTTATCACTACTATAAGAAAACCAGAGATATTGCAACTTTAATGGAACTATTTAATCACAGCAGCGAACGTGTTACGAAAATGTATATCGGTATTAATGCTGACGAAATTGGCAACTCTCTAGAAGGATTTCATTTAGGATTTTAA
- a CDS encoding GNAT family N-acetyltransferase, protein MKKINEITILNLSVVSKNKRAKIFYESLGFVVYGMEPQALFDGQNYFDEYVAIEVGLI, encoded by the coding sequence GTGAAAAAGATTAATGAAATAACCATATTAAATTTAAGTGTCGTTTCAAAAAATAAACGTGCAAAAATATTTTATGAATCTTTAGGATTTGTCGTTTATGGAATGGAACCACAAGCACTGTTTGATGGGCAAAACTATTTTGATGAATATGTTGCAATTGAAGTTGGATTAATTTAA